tggcgaaatctaaccgaggccctttaatcaataggcgtaggagatgatgatgaggatgatgatgatgaaaatatgtaAAGTAAAGCCTGCTTGATACCACTTTATTACactgaattatatttttgtaaaaagtgtatattGTCTCTAAATAtggaataggattttttttttttttttttttttttttttttgtaactgttaACACCTCAATTTTGGTCATTATTACTCTGAAAACTATGTAATCGTAGACCTAAAGAACTTCAGATAATGAATTTtatataatagattattttgattTTCTGAACTTTAAAACAACAAAATCTAAAATTATGAAGCAAGTAATATTGAGGAAGTTCTCTGTACAAAATCTTTAtcctataataaagaataatagtaaaaatgtagcgataataataatttagttttttctttctcCCGAACCACTGCATATTCAGAGAAAGGATTTATTTTTGCTAGATATATATTTTGTACGATAGATTAATACTTATACTTTTATACGAATAcctattttatgtaaatttttatacttTTGAAAATTAGTACTGTAGGAGACGGTTCAAGTCATCCCCCTGGTGATAAATTATAATACTGATCAATGACAGAATATCAAGAAAAATATTTCTCGAACAAGGAACTACATTTTCTCATCATATGCGTCGGTTTCAGTATGTACCATGAAGTAATTCTAAGAAATCCTTAAATTATGAACATTACTCATATTTGGGACGTTATTAAAAAGCCTTTAAATATTTGATGAaaactataaagaaataatgagcaaaattattttccattataaaaaaaatgctGGTTGAGAATAATACAATAGGAATAAACAGAATTGCAAAACGGTTCATAAATGATTAAAGTCGTAATTAGACGAGGGATAGAGACACAGTGTTAGAGAGATGaactaataatagaattaataaagctTCAAGGTCTTTGGTTATTCCGGATTCTGACGGATTCATGGTCAATGACATCATTTCTTGAACTCTGGGTGTGGCTAAGGGATGATGCTTGCGTTGTCCTCTTGTATATAAAGGTAATTCACAAGACGGACAGCATTAACAAGCCAGATATCATATAACAGAGATCTACTCTCAAAACAAACAGTTATGAGATCATTGGTAAGGCCTTAATATACGAACACACattaaacatactgtacatacaagtatatacatatggtGAGGTCACTACAAAAAACatgagaatatatacacacacatatataatgtgtatatatatatatatatatatatatatatatatatatatatatatatatatatatatatatatatacatttatatatatactgtatatgtctatatatataaatacctatagtACTTGCTATCGCTGTTTAAAGTTTGCGTAGTTCAATTTTGAAATAATTGTTTAACATTAATGCATCACAAATATATGTCTATAAACTATTGCCAATAGTCTAAAGAAATGCTATTCCCCGGAAGGTACCCCCAGAAATACCAAACGCATTTTGTTGTACATGAAATATTTCAAACTTGGAATTAAAcagttaaataaactataaaattgtagaaagagtctctctctctctctctctctctctctctctctctctctcatcatgattAATAAGTTTGATATCCTCATCAGATCGCAGTCCTTTTAGTAGCCTTTGTGGCTGACGGTGCTCCTGTAATCGGCTATGGAGGTCTTGGGGGACTCGGTGGCCTTGGATTAGGTGGTCTTGGATTCAACGGTGGATTTGGTGGTGGATACGGTGGCTACGGAGGTCTCCTGGGTGCTGGTAACTACGCCAATGGATACAGCCACTCCAATGGATACAATCACGGAAACCACATTGGAGCAGGATATGGAGGATTGGGTGGACTGTCAAATGGCCATCTTAACACACACTTACTTGGAAAGCGAAGTGCTGATCCAGAGCCAGTGTTACCCCTTGGAGGACTTGGCTATGGCGGACTTGGACTTGGAGGTCTTGGCTTAGGCTTAAACGGTGGATACGGAGGTGGATACGGTGGCTACGGTGGTCTCTTGAGCGCTGGTAACTACGCCAATGGATACAGTCACTCCGATGGATACAGTCACGGAAACCATATTGGAAACCAGTTTGGAGGATTAGGTGGTCTGTCCCATGGCCATACAAACCTGCTGGGAAAATAAGGCGTTGACCCTAAACCTCTATAGGAGGAAAACACAACTGGTGCCACTGGATTAGACGAAGACACCCACGGATTCGACTCAAACATGAATTAACATTCGATGTTTGCgaagttttttttattgtacataATGAGCATtatcaaaataaacatatatatttgttgtaaatttctttttcttcaaataCAACCCAATAAATGTGGTAAGCAACTTTGGATTTGCTTAAGTAATTACAaatacacgagaccgaaattaaaagaaggataagcatgtgatggagagcatttggtaaacaaaatgagattatgaaaagtaaaatgtcactttctctaaaaagaaaagtatttaatcagatggtcctaccagtattaacttatgcatcggaaacttggaggcttactaaagccttagaacataaactagttacaactcaaagagctatggaaagaataatgatgagaataacactaagacagttaaagagcaacatggatacgagagaaaactaacatgtaagaaaaagaaatggacatgggtagaacctataatgagaatgacagacaatagaaggacattaagaataaccgaatgggtccatAGAAAAAGTAGTAAAAGACAGAAAAAGCAGAGAACAAAGATGAAGATGATCAGGAAGAGGAACATTATTCTCTCGCAATATACTGCGATGAATACCAGGTTGCAATAGGCACAAGATATCATGGAATAAGGTCCTGACTTTTACATAACCTGCTGTGAACGATATTAAACTGTGTATTATTCTGTTGATGGAAACCAATGGTACATTTCCGACACGCGCTCTGCCTGTAGCAGCATATAGACATCTCTCGTATTTCCTAAACTGGATaacttattatttctataatttagtaaataatactaattttgataatttaaaaaatattaataattattttaaaaatcttaATATGTACTAATAAAAAAGACAGCATTGGTTAAAATTAACTCtaggtttttaaatgatgatatattttattagatttatatgtataaatttattaagAACATACTAGAAAATTTCAtagatttataaataataaataaaaagacggagaggcaataataaaattcaggtaaaattaaaaaaaaaaattatcgagttTTTCTTTCACCGATGCCTTAGAAAAACAATATTCTATAGATTAATTATTCCCGAATAATTTTATTAGTCAGATAGCTAGCAAAGGCAAGTCCAGATCAAAATGTTAAATTTGATTATATAAAGTAGGTGAAGTAATATCTGCTTGATACGGCTTTATTATACCGTATGGAATTTTTGTAAAAAATGTATATTGTCTTTAAATATGTAATAAGATTATACTTTTTACTTTTTCTATATAACTCTGTTACTACCTCGAGTTTGGTCATCATTACTCTAAAAACTATTCAAGTTTAGACCTTAAGAACTTCAGATAATGCATTCCAGATAATTGattattctgatttattttcttagCTTTAAAACAACAAAATCTAAAATTATGAAGTAAGTAATGTTGAGGAAGTTCTCTGCACGAAATCTTTATactgtaataaagaataatagtaaaaatgTAGCGAACCACTGCATATTCAGAGAAAGGATTTATTTTAGCTAGATATATATTTTGTAGAATAGAttaatacatatacttttatacgACTACCTATTTTATGTAAATCTTTGTACTTTTGAACAAGAGTACTGTAGGAGACGGTTCAAGTCATCCTCCTGGTGACAAATTATAATACAGATCAATGACAGAATGACAAGAAAAATATTTGTCGAACAAGGAACTACATTTTCTTATCAAATGTGTCAGTTTCAGTATGTACTATGAAGTACTTCTAAGAAATCATAAAATTATCTACATTACTCATATTTGGGACGTTATTAAAAAGCcttgaaatatttgataaaaacaataaagaaataatgaGCAAAATTATTTGGCATTATATAAAAAATCGTGCTGGTTGAGAATAAGGCAAAAGGAATAAACAGAATTGCAAAATGGTTCATAAATGATTACAGTCGAAATTAGACGAGGGATAGAGACACGGTGTTAAAGAGATGaactaataatagaattaataaagcCTCAAGGTGTTTGGTTATTCCGGATTCTGACGGATTCATGGTCAATGACATCATTTCTTGAACTCTGGGTGTGGCTAAGGGATAATACTTGCGCTGTCCTCTTGTATATAAAGGTAATTCACAAGACGGACAGCATTAACAAGCCAGTTATCAAACAACAGAGATCTACTCTTAATAGACAGCTATGAGATCATTGGTAAGACCTTAATATACAAACGCTTATAAAACACAAGAACACATACATATAATGGGTGGGGTTGCTAGAGAAAACATAGTTTTCTGATAATTGTTTAATCCATTATTCTTACAGTTTAAAGGAATCTGATTACATGGAAGCTAGTCCATGAATATCAAACGCGTTTTCGTCATATTTAAAAATATCTTATGATATAGGTAATAAAAcatggaaatgaaaatataaaattttaaaagaatctctctctctctctctctctctctctctctctctctctctctctctctctctctctctctctctatcatgattAATAAGTTTGATATCCTCATCAGATCGCAGTCCTTTTGGTGGCCTTTGTGGCTGAAGGTGTTCCTGTAATCGGCTATGGAGGTCTTGGGGGACTCGGTGGCCTTGGATTCAACGGTGGATTCGGTGGTGGATACGGTGGCTACGGAGGTCTCTTGGGTGCTGGTAACTATGCCAATGGATACAGCCACTCCAATGGATACAATCACGGAAACCACATTGGAGCAGGATATGGAGGATTGGGTGGACTGTCAAATGGCCATCTTAACACACACTTACTTGGAAAGCGAAGTGCTGATCCAGAGCCAGTATTACCTCTCGGAGGACTTGGCTATGGCGGACTTGGACTTGGAGGTCTTGGCTTAGGCTTAAACGGTGGATACGGAGGTGGATACGGTGGCTACGGTGGTCTCTTGAGCGCTGGTAACTACGCCAATGGATACAGTCACTCCGATGGATACAGTCACGGAAACCATATTGGAAACCAGTTTGGAGGATTAGGTGGTCTGTCCCATGGCCATACAAACCTGCTGGGAAAGTAAGGCGTTGACCCTAAACCTGCCTAGGAGGAAAACACAACTGGTGCCACTGGATTAGACGAAGACGCCCACGGATTCAACTCAAACATGAATTAATATTCGATGTTTGCGAAGCTTTTCTCTTATTGTACATTATGAGCATtatcaaaataaacatatatatttgctGTAAATTGTTTTCTCTTCAAATACAACCTATTACATGTGGTAAGCAACTTTGGATTTGATTGAGTAATTACAaatacacgagaccgaaattaaaataaggataagcatgtgatggagagcatttggtaaacaaaatgaaattatgaaaagtaaaatgtcactttctctaaaaagaaaagtatttaagcagATGGTCTTACTAgtagtaacttatgcatcagaaacttagaggctTACTAAAGCTTTGggacataaactagttacaactcaaagagctatggaaataataatgatgagaataactcaaagaaacagataaagagcaacatggatacgagagcaaactaaagtagaggatattctaacatgtaagaaaaagaaatggacatgggtaggacatgtaatgagaatgacagacaatagaaggacattaagaagaACGGAATGGGTCCATAGAAAAAGTAGAAAAGGACAGAAAAAGTAGAGAACAAAGATGAATATAATCAGGAAGAGGAACATTATTCTCTAAGACAACAACTCACAATGTATTGCAATGAAGACCAGGTGGCAATAGGAACAAGATATCACGGAATGAGGTCCTGACTTTTGCGTAACCTGCTGTGAACGATATTAAATTGTGTATTATTCTGTTGATGGAAACCAATTGTATATTTCCGACACGCGCTCTGCCTGTAGCAGCACATAGACATCTCTCGTATTTCTTCAACTGAATgacttattatttttacaatttgaTAAatgatactaattttaataatttcaaaaaaaaataatgattgttttaataatcttaatatggACTAATAAAAAAAACAGCATTGGTTAAAATTAACTCTAGGTTTTTAAAaggtgatatattttattagatttataaGTATAAATTTAATAAGAACATACTAGAAAATATCatagatttaaaaaagaataaataaaaatacagcGTAATAATAAAATTCaggtaaaattaaatgaaaaatttatcgagttttttttttttttcaccgatacCTTAAAAAAACAATATGCTATAGATTAATTATTCCCGAATAATTTTATTAGTCAGATAGCTAGCAAAGGCAAGTCCGGatcaaaatgtaaaattttgattaTATAAAGTAGATGAAGTAATACCTGCTTGATACGGCTTTATTATACTGAATGGAATTTTTGCAAAAAAATGTATATTGTCTTTAAATATGTAATAAGATTATACTTTTTACTTTTTCTGCATAACTCTGTTACTACCTCGAGTTTGGTCATCATTACTCTAAAAACTATTCAAGTTTAGACCTTAAGAACTTCAGATAATGCATTCTAGATAATTTattattctgat
This DNA window, taken from Palaemon carinicauda isolate YSFRI2023 chromosome 10, ASM3689809v2, whole genome shotgun sequence, encodes the following:
- the LOC137648845 gene encoding pupal cuticle protein Edg-91-like, producing the protein MRSLIAVLLVAFVADGAPVIGYGGLGGLGGLGLGGLGFNGGFGGGYGGYGGLLGAGNYANGYSHSNGYNHGNHIGAGYGGLGGLSNGHLNTHLLGKRSADPEPVLPLGGLGYGGLGLGGLGLGLNGGYGGGYGGYGGLLSAGNYANGYSHSDGYSHGNHIGNQFGGLGGLSHGHTNLLGK
- the LOC137648849 gene encoding glycine-rich protein-like, with translation MRSLIAVLLVAFVAEGVPVIGYGGLGGLGGLGFNGGFGGGYGGYGGLLGAGNYANGYSHSNGYNHGNHIGAGYGGLGGLSNGHLNTHLLGKRSADPEPVLPLGGLGYGGLGLGGLGLGLNGGYGGGYGGYGGLLSAGNYANGYSHSDGYSHGNHIGNQFGGLGGLSHGHTNLLGK